The genomic region TGAAATCTTCCAGCCCAAAAGACAAGACTGTTGTCCTATCGAGCACCTGATATTTTGTTCGACCTGAGGGCTGTTCCTTCCCTCAATGTCCAGGAGCGTTCATGCGTCCGTACACCACCACTTTGCTCGCCCTCACCACAGCCCTGTTCGCTTCTTCGGCCCCGGCAATCGCCCCAAAAGACACCCTGGTGCTGCAGCAGTCTGCCGATATCACCACCCTGGACCCCGCCCAGGCGTACGACGTCCCGAGTTTCGCCATCGTGGAAAACCTGTACGAGACCCTCGTGGCCTACCGGGGCAGCGACCAGACCACGTTACGTCCCCTGCTCGCGACGAAATGGACCATCCGCCCAGACGGTCGACAGTACACCTTCGACCTCCGGCGCAATGTCCGCTTCCACAGCGGTAATACGATGACCTGTGCAGACGCGGAATATACGCTCAGGCGCCTGCTGGTCACCAACAATGCCGACAGCGGCTCCTTCTTCATCTCACAGGCGCTCCTGGGCACCGAGAGCAACGCCAAAGACGACCCCAGTGTCACCTGGCCGAAGATCAGCCGCGCTGTCGCCTGCAATGCCGCAGGCCAACTCGTCCTCACCCTCCCCAGCCCTGACCCAGCCCTGCTGGCCAAACTCGCGAGCCAGAACACCAGCATCGTGGACCGCAAGCACGCCGTAAAGCTCGGCGAATGGGACGGAACCGGGAACACCTGGCAGCGCTGGATCGGCGAAGATCTCACCGACAGCGCCCTGAGCCGTCAGCCGAGTGGGACGGGCGCCTACCGCCTCGTGCAGCAGAAGGCACAGGCCGTATTGGCGACCCGTCACGACCCGTATTGGGGTGGGCCAGCACCCCTGAAAAACGTGGCCGTGCAGATCATCCCCGAGGAAGCCGCTCGATTGGCCAGCCTGCAGCGGTGTGACGCGGACGTCGCGGAAGCAGGCCTGCGCGCCATGCTGCCGCAGCTGCGTGCCCAACCCAACCTTCAGGTGCTGGATCACCTTCCCGATCTGGGCACCCCCGTCATGCTCATGAACGAGAACATTCAAGATCCAGTTCTGCTGGGCAGCGGCAAGTTGGACGGGAAAGGCATTCCCGCCAACTTCTTCGCGGACCTGAACGTGCGCCGGGCCTTCAACTACGCCTTCGACCGTGACCGCTACATCCGCGAGATCACCTCCGGGACGGGCCGCCCCCGGACCATGGCGTTGCCCTCCACCTTTTTGGGCTATGACCGTACGATTCCAACCTACCCGTACAACCGGACCAAGGCGATCGAGGCCTTCAAGAAAGCCTTCGGCGGGCAGCTCTGGAATACCGGGTTCGTCCTGAGCGTGAACTACCGTGCCGGCTCGACCTCGGGTCAGACCACGATGGAACTGCTCAAAGCCTCCATCGAGGCCTTGAACCCGAAATTCCGCATCAACATTCAGCCGCAGCCTTGGTCCGATCTCCTGGCCGCCAGCAAGAGTGGCAAGGCCTCCATGCTGACGTTGTCCTGGATTTCGGATTACGCCGATCCGGATAACGTCCTCTATGCGCTGTTCTCCAGCCAGGGCTTCTACGCCCCCCGGACCGGCTTCAAGGACGCGCAGGTCGACGCCTAGCTGGAGCAGGCACGCACGCTCACCGATCCGCAGCAGCGGGCCGCGCTGTACCGCAAAGTGGGCGCACGGACGCATGACCTCGCCACCTACATCCTGATTCCCGAGGAACCGGGCTTCCTGATCTCCTGCAAGGCGTTGAAGGGCATCAACCTCACCTCCTATAGCCCCCTGCTCAGTGGACTGACGGGGACCTACTGGAAACAACTCAGTAAGTAAGCTGAGTGAAATACCGCGGATAGGGTTTGATTCGCTCCCAAGCAGCCCAACATGTGCTTTACTAGCTAAAAAAGGTTAGGAATAAATCTTAATATGATAAAAATGGTTGTACTCGCCT from Deinococcus sp. Leaf326 harbors:
- a CDS encoding ABC transporter substrate-binding protein; translation: MRPYTTTLLALTTALFASSAPAIAPKDTLVLQQSADITTLDPAQAYDVPSFAIVENLYETLVAYRGSDQTTLRPLLATKWTIRPDGRQYTFDLRRNVRFHSGNTMTCADAEYTLRRLLVTNNADSGSFFISQALLGTESNAKDDPSVTWPKISRAVACNAAGQLVLTLPSPDPALLAKLASQNTSIVDRKHAVKLGEWDGTGNTWQRWIGEDLTDSALSRQPSGTGAYRLVQQKAQAVLATRHDPYWGGPAPLKNVAVQIIPEEAARLASLQRCDADVAEAGLRAMLPQLRAQPNLQVLDHLPDLGTPVMLMNENIQDPVLLGSGKLDGKGIPANFFADLNVRRAFNYAFDRDRYIREITSGTGRPRTMALPSTFLGYDRTIPTYPYNRTKAIEAFKKAFGGQLWNTGFVLSVNYRAGSTSGQTTMELLKASIEALNPKFRINIQPQPWSDLLAASKSGKASMLTLSWISDYADPDNVLYALFSSQGFYAPRTGFKDAQVDA